CAAATGGAGAAAACCACTACATTCATTTCGGCTACAGCCTGATTTGCCGCTTGCCAATAGTCTTTGGTCATGGGCATCACAAACACGAAGTAGCGAAAAATTTCTGACGCATTGATCCAGATACTGGTTACCAATGCGATGAGTATGAATTGTCTGAGATTGAATTTTTCAATTTGCATTTCGAAGCAGTCTTTTAAGGTTGGCAGTGATGGACTCAGGGGCTTGCAGGTTAGGATTGGATCGATAAACAGCCGTCTCTTTTTCCATGGCTTCGATGGTTTCCATGAGATCAATACTTCGTTCCTTGAATTTTGCAAAACGTAGTTCGGAGGTATTGATCAACCCCTGGTTTGCCAGAAAATCCACTTTCTTTAGGCATCTGCAAGGGTTAGATGGATTGATCAGACCGCATTTGTGTCGTAGAAAGTTTCTGATCTTCTTCCTGGATCTGGATAACTGCTGCCGGAAGGTTTCAGGAGCAATAGATAATACCCTGGCACCTTCTTTTCCTGGGAATTCCAAAATATCGCCCAGGATGTATGTCAATCGATGGGGAGGATCAAGGCATAGCAATAATCCCTGTGTACAGCTGACCTTTACCTCTTCCTCAAGCAACAAAAGCTCCCCCGCATTGCTAGCGGCCCGGACCTGATGAGACTGACCCATATCGATGAAATGGGCATACTGCTCGAAATCCATTGAAAACTCGCGGGACTTCTTTCCCTTGATCGTCAACAGGTAATTAGAAGCAACACGGTACACCCAGGTGGTGAATTGACTTTGTCCTCGAAAAGTACTGAGACGCGTGACCAGTTTGATTAAAATTTCCTGTGTTGCGTCCTCCGCATCTTCAGGGAAAAGCAACATTTTCACTGACAAATTATAGATCAGGTCCTTGACCCCCAGCAAGACCTGTTCAAGAGCTTGCTTATCTCCAGCGATTGCCTGCGCTACATATCTTTCTAATTCTTGATTCATATTCAATTAGACTGCTTTCTTCCACACGTTGTGACAAGGGTTGGGAAATACTCATTAGATTGTTGTCGATTTTTGGCTAAAGTGCTCATGGACAACACAGATCTACAATTTAAACACTCGGCATCTTGCAAAGCGAACAGTGCTTTTGCATGGAGTTTTTGGACTGATGTCTCCAACTGGGAAAAGATAGAGGGAGATACGGTAGAGTGGATCCGACTGGAAGGTGATTTCCAAAAAGGAACAAAAGGAATGACCAAAACCCCTGGTCAGGAACCACAGCATTGGACCATCACCGATCTGGTAGCTGACGAATATGCAACCATCGATATTGAATTATCAGGAGCCATATTACACAATACCATGCGCTTCAAATCGCTTGCCGATGATCATACGTTGATCACACAAACCATGCAACTGAGTGGTCCGGAAGCAACGGAGTTTGTTGAAGGCATGAACATGCTCAAAAGAAGTGCGCCGGCAGGGTTAGCGAAACTCGCAAAAGCGATTGAGGAGGTTGCTTAGTACCCCGAGTCGACTGATATAAAGCAAACACTAATGTACACCAGCTCTTCAACCACGTTTTTCTACAGGTATTATTTACCATTGGTCATGATTGCTTTGGCAGCATTAGTTTATCTATTCACAGATGTGCCCTTTGATGATTTAGTCATGTCTGCCCTGCTAGTCGTATTTGGCTTCTCACCCATACAAATCCTCTTATTTAGAAAACTGAGACATGTCAAAGCCATGCATGATAAGCTCATTTCCACAACCATGGCCTATGAAGAAGAAATACAATATGATCAGATTGAATATGTTTATCAATCTTCCCTGATCAAACCTGTAATTATAAAAATCAGTTATCGTGATGAACTTGGAAAATTCAATCAGTTCTACACGTTGGGAAGTTTCAGCGAACAGGCAGCCCACAAAGACCCTTTTCGTAAGAAAGAAGCCCAACTAACGAAATTTATTCGAAGAAAGGCAAAGGCCTCTCAATCAAATTACAATGAAGAGAGGGAGTCTGCCGGCCAAAATATTCCAGTGATTCTGCTTTGTTCATTAATCATGTTGATCGCAATGATATTATTCCTGGAACTTTCTTAGCAACTTATAACTGCTTCACCACCCTACCCGGGTTTCCCACGACCAAAGAATTGTTAGGCACATCTTCTTTCACCAACGCAGAGGCAGCAATGGTGACCCCATTCCCGATCGTAACTCCAGGTAAGATCACCACATTCCCACCGATCCAAACCTTATTTCCAATGGTTACCGGTTGGGTATTGGTCACATAAGATCCTCCTTCGCTCGGATTGCTTCGAATGCGCTCCTCTGCGCGAAGCGGATGACCTGCCGTGTAGATCTGGGTGTAGGGACCAATCAGGCAATCTGATCCGATACGAATAAAATTATCATCCAGAAAGATGCAATTGGTATTGACAAATGTGTTGGCTCCGATCTCAATGTGCTTGCCATAATCACAGAAAAATGGATTTTCGATCCAAACACCCGTGGCCACTTTTCCCAACATTTGCTCTAATAAAGCCTGTCTGCCTTCCAGGTCTCGGGAATCGTGTTGATTGTAGGCCTGCATGGTGGCTCGAGCCGTATGGTACATTTCCAGTAGTTCAGCATCACGGGAATCATAAGGCAAGCCCGCTAGCATTTTTTCGCGTTCAGTCATGGGCATGCAGGTAAGCTAACCACTTTCCAAAATAACTGGGGGCAACAAGCTGTTTGGAATCATAAAATTGATCCTCAGTAGTTCCCGGAGTTTTATGATCCACTTGATCCATCAGCCGTCGGACCGTTCCTTCGTTACCATCGATAATGGCGACGTGATCCGGCACCAAAGCCTTCAGTGCTTCACGGAAATAAATGAAGTGCGTACATCCCAACACTACTGCTGAGTAATCTTCCCAGGACACATGGCCTAGTTGTTGCTTCAAATAACGTTGGACCTCCTCACCATTAAAAAGGCCATTTTCAGCGAGTCTCACCAGATCAGGCATCCCCACACCATCAACTTTCCCTTCCTTATCTATTTGTTGCACCAGTTTTTTAAACTTCTCCTCACGTAGGGTCAGTGGAGTAGCCAATACCAGCACTTTCCCTTCTCCGCGTTCCACCGCTGGCTTTACGGCAGGCTCCATACCAATGACCGGGAAATCATAGCGATTACGCAGCTCTTTTACAGCCGCGCTGGTTGCAGTATTGCAGGCCAGTACCAACCCACTTAAGCCCAGAGGTTCCATAAAAGCCACACAATCCAGGGTCAGTTCCAGTGTTTTGGCTTTTGAACCTTCACCATACGGTGCATGAGCACGATCCGCGAAATATAAAAAGGAATGGTTAGGCATGCGCTTACGGGCTTCTTCCAAAACGGTAAGCCCACCAACACCACTATCGAATATACCTATCAATGAATCACTTGATGCCATAGGTCTGGCCTGAAAAAAGTAATCCCCCTACCGAAGCAGGGGGATTTTGCAAGCAAAGAGTTAATAATTAACTTTTATATCGTAAAGATAACAAATGTTGACCTAGTTCGTCATGGCCATCAACAAATCACTTTGCGTGATGATATGCACTTGATGTGTAACATCCCTCACCAGCAACGCTTTGTTGTCTTTGCTGATCAATGAAGAAAGTACATCCACGGTGTTGTCCATACCCACAAATTGGAAAGATGGATCCATGATTTCAGAAACAGGCTGATCTTTGAGTTCCGGCTTTTCAATCAGACTCTTCAACACCTTATTATCTGACAGGCTTCCCACAAAGTACTCTTTGTCCACAACAGGTACCTGATCAATGCCTTTTTCGTTCATTTTCAGGATTGCGTCACCGATCTTCAGATCTTTGTCGATGGTGTATAATGAGGCAGTTCCGTTTCTATGTTCGATGATATCCTTGGCAGTCGCAAATTTTCTGGATTCCAGAAAGCCATGATCTTTCATCCAGTTATCATTGTACACCTTACCTAAATAGCGGGTACCATGATCTGGCAAAATGATCACCATTACGTCTTCTTCTTTTAGGTTTTCACGGGCATACTCCAACGCACCAAACACAGCCGACCCGCATGACCAACCTACGAAAAGGCCTTCTTCACGGGCCAATTGTCTGGTCATTACCGCACCATCCTTATCGGTCACTTTCACAATGTGATCCACCTGGCTGAAATCAACATTCTTTGGAAGAATATCTTCACCAATGCCTTCAGTGAGATAAGGAAACACTTCTTTGTCATCGAAAATGCCTGTTTCCTTGTATTTCTTAAACACTGATCCATACGTATCGATACCGACCGTGATTACCTCTGTGTTTTGCGACTTCAGGTATTTAGAAGTTCCGCTGATCGTTCCTCCGGTTCCCATTCCGGCAGCATAGTAAGTGATCTTGCCTTCCGTATCTCTCCAGATCTCCGGTCCGGTAGAAGCAACGTGAGCGGCGGTATTTGATTTATTGTCGTATTGGTTCGGGTAGAAGGAATTTGGAATATCCTCATTCAATTTTTTGGCCACAGAGTAATAAGACCTGGGATCTTCGGGCTCTACATTCGTAGGGCATACGATTACTTCCGCACCCACCGCTCTCAAAATATCGATCTTCTCCTGCGATTGTTTATCAGCTAGGGTAAAAATGCATTTGTATCCTCTACTGATCGCTACCAGGGCCAGCCCCATTCCGGTATTTCCGGAGGTCCCTTCAATGATCGTCCCTCCAGGCTTTAGGATTCCTTCTTTTTCCGCGTCTTCGATCATCTGGAGGGCGATTCGGTCTTTGATCGAGTTGCCGGGATTGAAATACTCGACCTTCACCAGGATCGTGCCTTTGATCCCTTTGTTTACGCTATTGAGCTTCACCAGGGGAGTATCTCCTATGGTATCTACGATCGAATTGTAATACTTCATGAATGATTGATTGGATAATGCAGCCGCAAAACTACAGGCTTCTTCATACAAACCTCACCAATTGATGTGTTGAGTTTGTTAATTATTCGAATTAAAATTTGGTTATTGCGAAAGTAACTGGTCTAGTTTTTTCGAAAGTTTGGCTCCTTTGATATTTCGAGCAACGATCTTTCCGTTTTGGTCCACCAGATAATTGGTCGGGATCACCTCTACATTGTAATCTTTATAAGCCTCTGCAGTCGCATAATCCCACACTTGTGGCCACGGCACTTGAAATCGCTCGGTAGATCGCTTCCAGGATGCTTCAGTTTTGTCGTAGTTTACGGCGAACACTTCAAAACCTTCGGATTTGTACTCGCTGTACATGGGCTTGAGCCATGTCTTCATGTCTTTGATACATGGTCCGCACCATCCTGCCCAAAATTCGACCAATACCACTTTCCCTCGGTAATCAGACAGGTTTTCTGTTTCGCCTTCAAGGTTTTTCAAAGAAATTTCGGGGGCCGTTTTCCCAACCAATTTTGGTGCTTGTGCCGACACCTGAGAAAAACCAAAGATCAATAAAAATAAGACGAAGGTCTGCTTCATAACTTTGTCATGTATATGGAAGTGAGTACGTTGTACACTGCCGTTTAGTTCACTCAGATCTTCAATTCTTCCTTATTCGCCTTCAACACTTCGATTATCAACTGCAAATGATCGTCAAGCGACACTTCGAACAACTCCAGGCCTTTCTCAATTTCCTCCCGGTCCACCGACGCAGCAAAACTCTTTTGCTTCAGCTTCTTTTTGACTGATTTGGGCGTGAGTGTTGCTATTCCCTCCGGTCTTACCTGACAGCATGCCACCACAAAACCGGTGATTTCATCACAGGCGAGCAATGCCTTGTCCAAAATCGTATCATAAGAAACAC
This DNA window, taken from Cytophagales bacterium, encodes the following:
- a CDS encoding pyridoxal-phosphate dependent enzyme encodes the protein MKYYNSIVDTIGDTPLVKLNSVNKGIKGTILVKVEYFNPGNSIKDRIALQMIEDAEKEGILKPGGTIIEGTSGNTGMGLALVAISRGYKCIFTLADKQSQEKIDILRAVGAEVIVCPTNVEPEDPRSYYSVAKKLNEDIPNSFYPNQYDNKSNTAAHVASTGPEIWRDTEGKITYYAAGMGTGGTISGTSKYLKSQNTEVITVGIDTYGSVFKKYKETGIFDDKEVFPYLTEGIGEDILPKNVDFSQVDHIVKVTDKDGAVMTRQLAREEGLFVGWSCGSAVFGALEYARENLKEEDVMVIILPDHGTRYLGKVYNDNWMKDHGFLESRKFATAKDIIEHRNGTASLYTIDKDLKIGDAILKMNEKGIDQVPVVDKEYFVGSLSDNKVLKSLIEKPELKDQPVSEIMDPSFQFVGMDNTVDVLSSLISKDNKALLVRDVTHQVHIITQSDLLMAMTN
- the murI gene encoding glutamate racemase translates to MASSDSLIGIFDSGVGGLTVLEEARKRMPNHSFLYFADRAHAPYGEGSKAKTLELTLDCVAFMEPLGLSGLVLACNTATSAAVKELRNRYDFPVIGMEPAVKPAVERGEGKVLVLATPLTLREEKFKKLVQQIDKEGKVDGVGMPDLVRLAENGLFNGEEVQRYLKQQLGHVSWEDYSAVVLGCTHFIYFREALKALVPDHVAIIDGNEGTVRRLMDQVDHKTPGTTEDQFYDSKQLVAPSYFGKWLAYLHAHD
- a CDS encoding sugar O-acetyltransferase, with amino-acid sequence MTEREKMLAGLPYDSRDAELLEMYHTARATMQAYNQHDSRDLEGRQALLEQMLGKVATGVWIENPFFCDYGKHIEIGANTFVNTNCIFLDDNFIRIGSDCLIGPYTQIYTAGHPLRAEERIRSNPSEGGSYVTNTQPVTIGNKVWIGGNVVILPGVTIGNGVTIAASALVKEDVPNNSLVVGNPGRVVKQL
- a CDS encoding RNA polymerase sigma factor, whose amino-acid sequence is MNQELERYVAQAIAGDKQALEQVLLGVKDLIYNLSVKMLLFPEDAEDATQEILIKLVTRLSTFRGQSQFTTWVYRVASNYLLTIKGKKSREFSMDFEQYAHFIDMGQSHQVRAASNAGELLLLEEEVKVSCTQGLLLCLDPPHRLTYILGDILEFPGKEGARVLSIAPETFRQQLSRSRKKIRNFLRHKCGLINPSNPCRCLKKVDFLANQGLINTSELRFAKFKERSIDLMETIEAMEKETAVYRSNPNLQAPESITANLKRLLRNAN
- a CDS encoding TlpA disulfide reductase family protein, encoding MKQTFVLFLLIFGFSQVSAQAPKLVGKTAPEISLKNLEGETENLSDYRGKVVLVEFWAGWCGPCIKDMKTWLKPMYSEYKSEGFEVFAVNYDKTEASWKRSTERFQVPWPQVWDYATAEAYKDYNVEVIPTNYLVDQNGKIVARNIKGAKLSKKLDQLLSQ
- a CDS encoding HD domain-containing protein; translation: MQKVRAQEILNSMTKGDSLLRHARTVELVMESYAEKLGEDVEEWGNTGLLHDADYEAYPEEHPNRIVALLREEGEEKMAHAISAHYTKWGVSYDTILDKALLACDEITGFVVACCQVRPEGIATLTPKSVKKKLKQKSFAASVDREEIEKGLELFEVSLDDHLQLIIEVLKANKEELKI